One stretch of Amycolatopsis sp. NBC_00345 DNA includes these proteins:
- a CDS encoding S8 family serine peptidase has protein sequence MRLPAVVAVAVGGLVALGVPVVTAGPANALAQCANPSGTYTGAVPWGQRLVDPQRLWPLSRGEGQLVAVIGTGVDGQNAQFAPGQVLNGAGATPSDCDGRGTIAAGIVGAQPDDATTFTGLAPGAKILPLRYTESNGSSAEGGGDPGALAGAIGTALDRGASVLLIAVPAGSDSPSLDAAVDRARASGAVVVSPAAATQQGAHSYPTASSGVLAVGSTNQAGQPVQTESGDYLGVAAPGANLVSTSAGGGGSVAHRWPVTDPGLAAAYVAGVAALVRAAHPNLTGDQVVTRLTLTASRPQSGAHDSRRGWGVVDAYAAVSSTLPADVLGPGVQVRPAPVPAVVPAAAPARPATDLAAGVIGLGGVVAAAAAGFAVAAVRRGKRRSWRPSRFGS, from the coding sequence GTGAGGTTGCCAGCCGTTGTCGCTGTCGCTGTCGGTGGCCTCGTGGCGCTGGGCGTGCCCGTCGTCACGGCCGGTCCTGCGAATGCCTTGGCGCAGTGCGCGAACCCGTCCGGCACGTACACCGGCGCGGTGCCCTGGGGGCAGCGGCTGGTCGACCCGCAGCGGCTCTGGCCGCTCTCCCGCGGCGAGGGCCAGCTGGTGGCCGTGATCGGCACCGGCGTCGACGGGCAGAACGCGCAGTTCGCGCCCGGGCAGGTGCTGAACGGCGCGGGGGCGACGCCGTCGGACTGCGACGGCCGCGGCACGATCGCCGCCGGGATCGTCGGGGCGCAGCCGGACGACGCGACCACGTTCACCGGCCTCGCACCCGGCGCGAAGATACTTCCCTTGCGCTACACGGAAAGCAACGGCTCGTCGGCCGAGGGCGGCGGTGACCCGGGCGCGCTGGCCGGCGCGATCGGCACGGCGCTGGACCGCGGCGCGAGTGTGCTGCTGATCGCCGTCCCGGCCGGCTCCGACAGCCCGAGCCTCGACGCGGCGGTGGACCGCGCGCGGGCCAGCGGCGCGGTGGTCGTCTCCCCGGCGGCCGCGACGCAGCAGGGCGCGCACTCGTACCCCACGGCGTCCTCCGGCGTGCTCGCGGTCGGCTCGACGAACCAGGCGGGCCAGCCCGTGCAGACCGAATCCGGTGACTACCTGGGTGTTGCCGCCCCGGGCGCGAACCTGGTGAGCACGTCGGCGGGCGGGGGCGGTTCCGTCGCGCACCGCTGGCCCGTCACGGATCCCGGCCTGGCGGCGGCGTACGTGGCCGGGGTCGCGGCACTGGTGCGCGCGGCGCACCCGAACCTCACCGGCGACCAGGTTGTCACCCGGCTGACGCTGACCGCGTCCCGCCCGCAGTCCGGCGCGCACGACTCGCGCCGCGGCTGGGGCGTGGTGGACGCGTACGCAGCGGTGTCGTCCACGCTGCCCGCCGACGTGCTCGGCCCGGGCGTCCAGGTCCGCCCGGCGCCGGTGCCCGCGGTGGTCCCGGCCGCCGCGCCCGCTCGCCCGGCCACCGACCTGGCCGCGGGCGTGATCGGGCTGGGCGGGGTGGTGGCCGCCGCCGCGGCGGGCTTCGCGGTCGCCGCGGTCCGGCGGGGGAAGCGCCGCTCCTGGCGGCCGTCACGCTTCGGTTCCTGA
- a CDS encoding YdcF family protein, with product MARKPLVIFGIFGLVAWSEFVHWRASRALVHEHLSARSEAVVVLGYRNTGSNRANTLNRWRVRAALRSIDPALAGSILVCSGGAAHADSVSEAALLARYARAECGFTGEVRLEERSRSTWQNVENVIPLIEDADQIKIVSNPLHALKARLYLHHQRPDLAQRLVRAADYRLGEAWPVKPLFALYGLRALAQGKRGLGQ from the coding sequence ATGGCACGGAAACCGCTGGTGATTTTCGGGATCTTCGGCTTGGTCGCGTGGAGCGAGTTCGTGCACTGGCGGGCAAGTCGTGCGCTGGTGCACGAGCACCTGTCCGCCCGTTCCGAGGCGGTGGTCGTGCTCGGGTACCGGAACACGGGCAGCAACCGTGCCAACACATTGAACCGGTGGCGGGTACGCGCGGCGTTGCGTTCCATCGACCCCGCATTGGCCGGCTCGATACTGGTCTGCTCCGGCGGCGCAGCCCACGCGGACTCGGTCTCGGAGGCGGCCCTGCTGGCGCGTTACGCAAGAGCAGAGTGCGGCTTCACCGGCGAGGTACGGCTGGAGGAACGATCGCGAAGCACCTGGCAGAACGTCGAAAACGTGATCCCCCTGATCGAAGACGCGGACCAGATCAAGATCGTGTCGAATCCGCTGCACGCGCTGAAGGCTCGCCTCTACCTGCACCATCAACGTCCCGACCTCGCCCAACGCCTGGTACGCGCCGCCGACTACCGGCTCGGGGAGGCGTGGCCGGTCAAACCCCTGTTCGCGCTGTACGGTCTGCGCGCCCTGGCCCAGGGCAAACGCGGCCTCGGCCAGTAG
- a CDS encoding alpha/beta hydrolase, whose amino-acid sequence MTSVGTAGGYRVAPAKLDAAAAELGGRAGTLATAQKAVAGEKVTATAFGRVSTSAAAAATFTKTMTELGEKLGEQVKRAQTLQNGLTSAAAGYRRADEQVAAMYRALLPEDPLPKAGTPAGAATSGAWANAIATNRTKVSDALTAEQDRLKQLQASGGDADAISASQRKIALYQDILANNRQILRFDPAGNGRIAELVGNIEPGTRNVGLFVPGVNTRMDNFQSYADLGKSLVAADPSSRTAMVVWADGVFPQNAVTQGPDASYAQTMAPDLKTFGDELRGQVNAQTGGDATITAIGHSYGGATVGLADQQGLAVDRVLHVESAGMGHGVWSPADLPASQAGVQRFSMTAPLDPIVIAQGNAWGAEWTGIGHGADPDTFPGVTDLATGHDAAGDTQWGLSAHSGVLKPGSDSWENIYGVLTGGQLTPAPVVTPQDSMGVMP is encoded by the coding sequence GTGACTTCTGTTGGCACGGCCGGGGGTTACCGGGTCGCCCCGGCGAAACTCGACGCGGCGGCGGCCGAACTCGGCGGCCGGGCGGGCACGCTCGCCACGGCGCAGAAAGCCGTGGCGGGCGAGAAGGTGACCGCCACCGCGTTCGGCCGGGTATCCACCTCGGCCGCCGCGGCGGCGACGTTCACGAAGACGATGACCGAGCTGGGCGAGAAGCTCGGCGAACAGGTCAAGCGCGCCCAGACACTCCAGAATGGACTGACGTCGGCCGCGGCGGGCTACCGCCGGGCCGACGAGCAGGTGGCCGCGATGTACCGCGCGCTGCTGCCGGAGGATCCGCTGCCGAAGGCGGGCACCCCCGCCGGGGCCGCGACGAGCGGCGCGTGGGCGAACGCGATCGCCACCAACCGCACCAAGGTGTCCGACGCCCTCACCGCCGAGCAGGACCGGCTCAAGCAGCTCCAGGCGAGCGGCGGGGACGCCGACGCCATCTCCGCCTCGCAGCGCAAGATCGCGCTGTACCAGGACATCCTGGCCAACAACCGGCAGATCCTGCGGTTCGACCCGGCCGGGAACGGGCGGATCGCCGAGCTGGTCGGGAACATCGAGCCGGGCACCCGCAACGTCGGCCTCTTCGTGCCCGGCGTGAACACGCGGATGGACAACTTCCAGAGTTACGCCGACCTCGGCAAGAGCCTCGTCGCCGCCGACCCGTCCAGCCGGACTGCGATGGTCGTCTGGGCCGACGGCGTCTTCCCGCAGAACGCCGTCACCCAAGGCCCCGACGCGAGTTACGCGCAGACGATGGCGCCCGACCTCAAGACGTTCGGCGACGAGCTGCGCGGCCAGGTCAACGCCCAGACCGGCGGCGACGCGACCATCACCGCGATCGGCCACAGCTACGGCGGCGCGACCGTCGGGCTCGCCGACCAGCAGGGCCTCGCCGTCGACCGGGTGCTGCACGTGGAGTCGGCGGGCATGGGCCACGGCGTGTGGAGCCCGGCCGACCTGCCGGCGAGCCAGGCCGGCGTGCAGCGCTTCTCGATGACCGCGCCGCTCGACCCGATCGTGATCGCGCAGGGCAACGCGTGGGGCGCGGAGTGGACGGGCATCGGCCACGGCGCCGACCCGGACACCTTCCCCGGCGTCACGGACCTCGCCACCGGGCACGACGCGGCGGGCGACACGCAGTGGGGCCTTTCGGCGCACAGCGGTGTGCTCAAGCCGGGTTCGGACTCGTGGGAGAACATCTACGGGGTGCTCACCGGTGGCCAGCTCACGCCCGCGCCCGTTGTCACGCCGCAGGATTCGATGGGGGTCATGCCGTGA
- a CDS encoding WXG100 family type VII secretion target: MTDTAHTNFAAYTHQQLYAMLQAGDPSSAQAAADQWNSTAIGLHEQAENLSKELSDFSGSWTGGAAEKYQTMITDLVGGIRKVAQTAQGMQHMLEDASEALVKAKTEMPPPVSVPDVSPTDVALAVNPPLLPPDSSQATMIAAAQQRQQAITNVETQQQAANAAGSAHAKAIVVMSQLATNYTVAEDSIPVSPNAATPPQPPAAGGGASGGGVAGNTLTGPGTVVGTPVDTHPLPVDGTTPPVTPGTGAPAAAGSPLFGDMFTAGLAAASAAAFGRFGSIMPKVPGWANGKNPDDKKEEPPGTKLGGGAGTEGGAGGGVPIGGGDAPSLGGGGVPTGGGLTGPGDVPAAHSGLAGDGGASNVLSGLAGGAAGAAGAAAKSAMPMMPMMPMGGMGAGGDLGSGRRIPAWLVETENVWGQQAPVAPSVIGEEPEAY; the protein is encoded by the coding sequence ATGACGGACACCGCGCACACCAACTTCGCCGCGTACACGCACCAGCAGCTGTACGCGATGCTCCAGGCCGGCGACCCGAGCAGCGCCCAGGCCGCCGCCGACCAGTGGAACTCCACCGCGATCGGGCTGCACGAGCAGGCCGAGAACCTGTCCAAGGAGCTGTCGGACTTCTCCGGCTCGTGGACCGGCGGCGCGGCCGAGAAGTACCAGACGATGATCACCGACCTGGTCGGCGGGATCCGGAAGGTCGCGCAGACCGCGCAGGGCATGCAGCACATGCTCGAAGACGCCTCGGAAGCGCTCGTCAAGGCCAAGACGGAGATGCCGCCGCCGGTCTCGGTGCCGGACGTCTCCCCCACCGACGTCGCGCTCGCCGTGAACCCGCCGCTGCTGCCGCCGGACTCGTCGCAGGCCACCATGATCGCCGCGGCCCAGCAGCGGCAGCAGGCCATCACGAACGTCGAGACGCAGCAGCAGGCCGCGAACGCCGCGGGCTCCGCGCACGCCAAGGCGATCGTCGTGATGAGCCAGCTGGCCACGAACTACACCGTCGCCGAGGACTCGATCCCGGTGTCGCCGAACGCGGCCACCCCGCCGCAGCCGCCCGCCGCGGGGGGCGGGGCTTCGGGCGGCGGCGTCGCCGGCAACACCCTGACCGGCCCGGGCACGGTCGTCGGCACTCCCGTCGACACGCACCCGCTGCCGGTCGACGGCACCACACCGCCGGTCACGCCCGGCACCGGTGCCCCGGCCGCCGCGGGCAGCCCGCTGTTCGGCGACATGTTCACCGCCGGCCTCGCCGCGGCCTCGGCCGCCGCGTTCGGCCGGTTCGGCTCGATCATGCCGAAGGTCCCGGGCTGGGCGAACGGCAAGAACCCGGACGACAAGAAGGAAGAGCCGCCCGGTACGAAGCTCGGCGGCGGCGCGGGCACCGAGGGCGGCGCCGGCGGCGGCGTCCCGATCGGCGGGGGCGACGCTCCTTCGCTCGGTGGCGGCGGAGTCCCCACCGGCGGCGGCCTCACCGGCCCCGGCGACGTCCCGGCCGCGCACTCCGGGCTGGCCGGCGACGGCGGCGCGTCGAACGTCCTCAGTGGACTCGCGGGCGGCGCGGCCGGTGCCGCGGGCGCGGCGGCCAAGAGCGCGATGCCGATGATGCCCATGATGCCGATGGGCGGCATGGGCGCGGGCGGCGACCTCGGCTCCGGCCGCCGGATCCCGGCGTGGCTGGTGGAGACGGAGAACGTCTGGGGCCAGCAGGCGCCGGTGGCCCCGTCCGTGATCGGCGAAGAACCGGAAGCGTACTGA
- a CDS encoding WXG100 family type VII secretion target, producing MSSPGFQADSAAMTRAVQGFEETASNAKTTMASLESELSETLRNYKGDQAVAFWDLQRRLQEKMTSAVRELDTMSQLVHTSHTNYNSGDSDVHQSFQSVSHSVEGNVIPRLNL from the coding sequence ATGTCCAGTCCGGGATTCCAGGCAGATTCAGCTGCTATGACGCGCGCCGTCCAGGGCTTCGAGGAGACGGCGTCCAACGCCAAGACCACCATGGCCAGCTTGGAGTCGGAGCTGTCCGAAACGCTGCGCAACTACAAGGGTGACCAGGCCGTCGCGTTCTGGGACCTGCAGCGCCGGCTCCAGGAGAAGATGACCTCCGCGGTCCGCGAGCTGGACACCATGTCCCAGCTGGTCCACACGAGCCACACGAACTACAACAGCGGCGACTCGGACGTGCACCAGAGCTTCCAGAGCGTCAGCCACAGCGTCGAGGGCAATGTCATCCCTCGACTCAACCTTTGA
- a CDS encoding class I adenylate-forming enzyme family protein: protein MVYPQALLDALAREPGKPAFEHGARVVTRGETLDLVGRFTVALRGLGLGPGDGVGLATGVTPEAWAAQIAAQVLGCRAVGVRPGLPAAHLREIVTDLAAVVVDEHGDTPELRATATGAKILPIGPELPAYEDPVPQGRPEDIGWVVFTSGSTGVPKGAAFSYAALAARGPEYRGPAGWGVTEAYRRFLLFGTLTSAVMLMHLEACLLAGGTAVIPDRLPDFPWVLPRLDVTAALMTVPRLYQVLGVLRGEDVDLSALRALTVAGSPVTPGLMAEAFERIGPGIQQGYGQTETGKLTILTAEDVARHPSALGSVGRSLGRVSVEVREDSEVYVRTPTAFAGYWNNPELTASVLRDGWVRTQDVGRLDAAGFLHLTGRTRDVVIVNAIIHYAGPIERALASHAEVDQAYVVGAPDERTGEAMHAFIVASPGGSPDFGQLRALVAAELGDASVPATFRMIDAVPVAASGKPDVAALLSLL from the coding sequence ATGGTCTATCCGCAAGCACTGCTGGACGCGCTCGCCCGGGAGCCGGGGAAGCCGGCCTTCGAGCACGGGGCCCGGGTGGTCACCCGGGGGGAGACGCTGGACCTGGTCGGCCGCTTCACCGTCGCGCTGCGCGGGCTGGGGCTGGGGCCGGGCGACGGCGTCGGCCTCGCGACCGGCGTGACCCCCGAGGCCTGGGCCGCGCAGATCGCGGCCCAGGTGCTGGGCTGCCGCGCGGTGGGGGTCCGCCCGGGCCTGCCGGCGGCGCACCTGCGGGAGATCGTCACGGACCTGGCCGCCGTGGTCGTCGACGAGCACGGCGACACACCGGAGCTGCGCGCGACGGCGACGGGGGCCAAGATCCTCCCGATCGGCCCGGAGCTGCCGGCGTATGAGGACCCGGTGCCGCAGGGGCGGCCCGAGGACATCGGCTGGGTCGTGTTCACCAGCGGCAGCACGGGTGTGCCGAAGGGCGCGGCGTTCAGCTACGCGGCGCTGGCGGCGCGCGGGCCGGAGTACCGCGGCCCGGCGGGCTGGGGCGTCACCGAGGCCTACCGGCGGTTCCTGCTGTTCGGGACGCTGACCAGCGCGGTGATGCTGATGCACCTGGAGGCGTGCCTGCTCGCCGGCGGCACGGCCGTGATCCCGGACCGGCTGCCCGACTTCCCGTGGGTGCTGCCGCGGCTCGACGTCACGGCCGCGCTGATGACCGTGCCCCGGCTGTACCAGGTGCTCGGCGTGCTGCGCGGCGAGGACGTCGACCTGTCCGCCCTGCGGGCGCTGACCGTCGCGGGCTCGCCGGTGACGCCGGGGCTGATGGCGGAGGCGTTCGAGCGGATCGGCCCCGGCATCCAGCAGGGGTACGGGCAGACGGAGACCGGGAAGCTGACGATCCTGACGGCCGAGGACGTCGCCCGGCACCCGTCGGCGCTGGGCTCGGTGGGACGGTCGTTGGGACGGGTTTCCGTTGAGGTGCGGGAGGATTCCGAGGTTTACGTGCGGACGCCGACCGCGTTCGCGGGCTACTGGAACAACCCGGAGCTGACGGCTTCGGTGCTGCGCGACGGCTGGGTCCGCACCCAGGACGTCGGCCGGCTGGACGCCGCCGGCTTCCTGCACCTGACCGGGCGGACGCGCGACGTGGTCATCGTCAACGCGATCATCCATTATGCGGGGCCGATCGAGCGCGCGCTCGCCTCGCATGCCGAGGTGGACCAGGCGTACGTGGTGGGGGCGCCGGACGAGCGGACGGGGGAGGCGATGCACGCGTTCATCGTCGCGTCGCCGGGCGGCTCGCCGGACTTCGGGCAGCTGCGCGCGCTGGTCGCCGCGGAGTTGGGGGACGCGTCGGTGCCCGCGACGTTCCGGATGATCGACGCGGTACCGGTTGCCGCTTCGGGGAAGCCGGACGTGGCGGCGCTGCTTTCCTTGCTGTAG
- a CDS encoding nucleotidyltransferase domain-containing protein, producing the protein MTMPAATALEILDRLRARDLDVHLAGGWGIDALLRRQTREHRDLDLLHRAEQEIAVLQALDDFRETENARPVRFVLTRDDGAELDLHPLHFAPDGSATQAADDHGGTFAYPAACFVTGEIAGTPVPCISVAQQLYFHRGYEPRPHDVADMRELRAQFQVSTEF; encoded by the coding sequence ATGACGATGCCCGCCGCCACCGCGTTGGAGATCCTCGACCGCCTGCGCGCCCGGGACCTCGACGTCCACCTAGCCGGCGGCTGGGGCATCGACGCGCTGCTGCGCCGTCAGACCCGCGAGCACCGCGACCTCGACCTGCTGCACCGCGCCGAGCAGGAAATCGCGGTGCTCCAAGCACTCGACGACTTCCGCGAGACAGAGAACGCCCGCCCCGTGCGCTTCGTCCTCACCCGCGACGACGGCGCCGAGCTGGACCTGCACCCCCTCCACTTCGCGCCCGACGGCTCCGCCACGCAGGCAGCCGACGACCACGGCGGCACTTTCGCTTACCCCGCAGCCTGTTTTGTCACCGGCGAGATCGCGGGCACGCCGGTGCCCTGCATCTCCGTGGCCCAGCAGCTCTACTTCCACCGAGGTTACGAGCCACGGCCCCACGACGTCGCCGATATGCGCGAGCTGCGCGCACAATTCCAAGTCAGCACAGAATTCTGA
- a CDS encoding S1 family peptidase, translating to MRLSKAVAVAAGAAAALSIVSAGTASAGTAGTNIIGGTTVSSAPWGAQIFWNDATDFGGFECSGTIIAPQWVLTAQHCLNEPGMHVKVGDVALGKGTEVAVDQQKASPNGDIALLHLASAVDTTFMKLGTGDPDKGATNQIYGWGRTEGNSPPSDTLKTADVQVTGSSTDAFNGTAIASKGVSGSSWHGDSGGPQLDNGVQVGVCSTGENSGSDKNGTQNYASVAASRDWISSTAGV from the coding sequence ATGCGTTTGTCGAAGGCTGTAGCTGTCGCGGCCGGGGCGGCTGCGGCGCTGAGCATCGTGTCGGCGGGGACGGCCAGTGCCGGGACCGCCGGGACCAACATCATCGGCGGCACGACCGTCAGCTCGGCGCCGTGGGGTGCGCAGATCTTCTGGAACGACGCCACCGACTTCGGCGGGTTCGAGTGCTCCGGCACGATCATCGCGCCGCAGTGGGTGCTCACGGCGCAGCACTGCCTGAACGAGCCGGGCATGCACGTCAAGGTGGGCGACGTCGCGCTCGGGAAGGGCACCGAGGTCGCCGTCGACCAGCAGAAGGCCTCGCCCAACGGGGACATCGCGCTGCTGCACCTGGCGTCCGCTGTGGACACCACGTTCATGAAGCTGGGCACCGGCGACCCGGACAAGGGCGCCACCAACCAGATCTACGGCTGGGGCCGCACCGAGGGCAACAGCCCGCCCTCGGACACCCTGAAGACCGCCGACGTCCAGGTCACCGGCAGCAGCACCGACGCCTTCAACGGCACCGCGATCGCCAGCAAGGGCGTCAGCGGCTCGTCGTGGCACGGCGACTCGGGCGGCCCCCAGCTGGACAACGGCGTGCAGGTCGGCGTCTGCTCGACCGGCGAGAACTCCGGCAGTGACAAGAACGGCACGCAGAACTACGCCAGCGTCGCCGCCAGCCGCGACTGGATCTCCTCCACCGCAGGGGTCTGA
- a CDS encoding polysaccharide lyase family 7 protein produces the protein MLRFSVFLGCALLLASGGIADASTAGPPSLDGWRLTLPVESDGGGAEVLNPAELDPPYLTRADDGSLHFWAPTAGATTSHSGSPRTELIDNTGFASGTGGAHTLAATVTVEQVPKTSKTIILGQIHGDQDRNSDPYTMLYYSGGTVHVKVNQQLSAGSNYLDYPLLTGVGLGAAFSYTITDRGDGTLRFSATRDGSTEEKTAPVPSVWSGEDVRFQAGDYEQLKGDPEDGDGGKVTFSVLTAS, from the coding sequence ATGCTGCGATTCTCGGTTTTCCTCGGCTGTGCGCTGCTTCTCGCCTCCGGCGGCATCGCGGATGCGAGCACTGCCGGCCCACCGTCGCTCGACGGCTGGCGGCTGACACTTCCTGTGGAGTCGGACGGCGGCGGCGCCGAAGTCCTCAACCCGGCCGAACTCGACCCGCCGTACCTCACCCGCGCCGACGACGGCAGCCTCCACTTCTGGGCCCCGACGGCCGGCGCGACGACCAGTCACTCGGGCAGCCCGCGTACGGAGTTGATCGACAACACCGGCTTCGCCTCCGGCACCGGCGGCGCGCACACCCTGGCCGCCACCGTGACCGTCGAGCAGGTGCCGAAGACCAGCAAAACCATCATTCTCGGCCAGATCCACGGCGACCAGGACCGGAACTCCGACCCGTACACGATGCTGTACTACTCCGGTGGCACCGTGCACGTGAAGGTCAACCAGCAGCTCTCCGCCGGCAGCAACTACCTCGACTACCCGCTGCTCACCGGTGTCGGCCTGGGGGCCGCTTTCAGCTACACGATCACTGATCGGGGCGACGGTACGTTGCGATTCAGCGCCACTCGCGACGGATCCACTGAGGAGAAGACCGCGCCTGTTCCTTCGGTGTGGTCCGGTGAAGACGTTCGTTTCCAGGCCGGTGACTATGAACAGCTCAAGGGGGATCCCGAAGACGGCGACGGGGGCAAGGTCACTTTCTCGGTTCTCACGGCTTCCTGA
- a CDS encoding FG-GAP repeat domain-containing protein codes for MPQDDVHPTPLFLWYGNATGGFDDQGVKWNGGNFNATKAKFVTGDFDGDGLTDIGAAYDNGNSDTSFLVWHTTAAGFDAPARRWDSGAGGWTASKTRWSTGDFDGDGRTDVVAMYNYGGASTALWSWHSAAGGTLDAPTRWDSGLGQFDSTPAVLF; via the coding sequence GTGCCTCAGGACGATGTGCACCCGACCCCTCTTTTCCTCTGGTATGGCAACGCCACCGGCGGGTTCGACGACCAGGGCGTCAAGTGGAACGGCGGCAACTTCAATGCCACCAAAGCCAAGTTCGTCACCGGTGACTTCGACGGCGACGGGCTCACCGACATCGGCGCCGCCTATGACAACGGCAACTCCGACACGTCGTTCCTCGTCTGGCACACCACTGCCGCAGGCTTCGATGCCCCGGCACGCCGCTGGGACAGCGGAGCCGGCGGATGGACGGCTTCGAAGACCCGCTGGTCCACCGGCGACTTCGACGGGGACGGCCGCACGGACGTCGTCGCGATGTACAACTACGGCGGCGCCAGCACCGCGTTGTGGTCCTGGCACAGCGCGGCCGGTGGCACGCTGGACGCGCCGACCCGCTGGGACAGCGGCCTCGGCCAGTTCGACTCCACCCCAGCCGTCCTGTTCTGA